In Paenibacillus hexagrammi, the following are encoded in one genomic region:
- a CDS encoding carbohydrate ABC transporter permease, with product MKKSAGDRLFDTINITILVLIALLTFFPIYYVFVVSFTDPTEFLQKQFILFPEHWSLDSYKYLLGTKTFLGSIGNSAYLAIVGTILSLMVTAALAYAISRRRLPGRKLFSLMILLTILFSPGIIPNYLLVRDLHLINNTWSLILPALASGWNVILMRSFFSSIPVELEESASIDGCNDVTTFFRIILPLSLPSLAAFGLFYAVGYWNAYFSALLYLNDADKWPIQVLLQNMLQNAQNSDLGQDAFVAAPPAETLKMAAVVVATIPILCVYPFLQKHFAKGAMVGSVKG from the coding sequence ATGAAAAAGAGTGCTGGCGACCGCTTATTTGATACCATAAACATCACCATTCTGGTTCTAATCGCCTTGTTGACGTTTTTCCCGATCTACTACGTATTCGTCGTATCCTTTACGGACCCGACCGAATTTTTACAGAAGCAATTTATCCTCTTTCCGGAGCATTGGTCGCTCGATTCCTATAAGTACTTGCTCGGGACAAAAACGTTCTTGGGCTCGATCGGCAACAGCGCCTATTTGGCCATTGTGGGAACGATTCTAAGCCTGATGGTAACAGCGGCGCTTGCTTACGCGATCTCCAGAAGGCGTCTCCCCGGTAGAAAATTGTTCTCGCTGATGATATTGCTGACGATCTTGTTCAGTCCGGGCATTATTCCTAACTATTTGCTCGTTCGGGATTTGCATTTGATCAATAATACTTGGTCGCTGATCCTGCCGGCATTAGCAAGCGGATGGAACGTCATCTTAATGCGGAGCTTCTTCTCGAGCATACCTGTTGAATTGGAGGAATCCGCATCCATTGACGGCTGTAATGATGTCACTACATTCTTCCGGATTATTCTTCCGCTCTCGCTTCCGTCCTTGGCGGCCTTTGGCTTATTCTATGCCGTTGGCTACTGGAACGCCTATTTCTCGGCGCTGCTTTATTTGAACGATGCCGATAAATGGCCGATTCAAGTGCTGCTTCAGAATATGCTGCAAAATGCGCAAAACAGTGACCTCGGTCAGGATGCCTTTGTAGCGGCTCCTCCGGCGGAAACGCTGAAGATGGCGGCGGTGGTCGTGGCGACAATACCGATCCTGTGTGTATATCCGTTCCTGCAGAAGCACTTTGCGAAAGGGGCGATGGTCGGTTCTGTCAAAGGCTGA
- a CDS encoding glycosyl hydrolase, translating into MDTFRNPGPEYRIQPFWFWNGDMNHEEIERQIEEMYAQGVGGFFICPRQGLQIPYLSEAWFEKVRFAVETAKKRGMHVWLYDEYPYPSGIAGGEVTLLHPDAKHQTLEASTLRAAGGSKVQHEYPWAKIIYAKAVPLKESGERDWEQALDLRDAIGNWQADPVFQKTGLTTYNQKRFFTYRTVYRLDWQAPDNAAEWDILVYQEKEIEDFKYYGTFVDPCHQEAMQTFINLTHERYAAHLGSDFGETVKGMFTDEIGLLGPIPWTPRLEAYFQERHGYSITEHIAALSHADYKDAPRIRYDYYQALHELLTQSYHKQVYDWCERHGLQYVAEVPSIRMTTQRFSHVPGGDSAHEKLGRSLEWILHRYACSFRDNPKMTSSIARQLQRQRNVDECFHSVGWSMNLQDAKWMIDRMAAMGTNFFAFHAFFYTLDGLTQHDAPPSQFYQNPYWPHFRMLGDYTARISYIMTQGSADIRIAMLDPTTTFWAHLGNPLHHFDYGGKDEAEKAKLERLKDDWRSLSVHLLRSRRDYDHLDPELLAEAAIENGKLVIGHAQYSVLLLPPITNLERNAWVTVKRFLDAGGTVISFGLLPSQRIEKDSTVPEEMAEAFGLPFAATEGCYWQEAKLKALGDASQDSRQPRDRQDAATDAISKGALSAHFIPRIGSESPAAALEMLDTLLEQELPRAVTMDCGKESQSFLLQSRYVTDREYVLFASNQEGETWDARITAHTQVIWPHADQGAAVEAELLDLETGAISPLEAEVTAEGVTITLSFGPYSSRLVQLRLKDQPSAAPSALPAAAVTSEAKRIRVDAQGPWQQQALTPNALRLDSFKLQVGDRQESHPVQVKTFIDQCTDLAEDSGLPVSFHQIFGTPKTLKLAYPLECRYTARFYVEHVPTQCELMMDQSAILGNWTLELNQTRYTQDDFHKRIVYDNSNQLCDVRPSLIEGWNELTVHVTIQEDWHGVVDALYFYGAFGIHLDDESGTVRIIEPPTTAQTLVSESYYNGYPYFAGTLSSFPVRWSCMRYLRVGNSSSRYRDGTYMIWLK; encoded by the coding sequence ATGGATACGTTTAGGAATCCGGGTCCGGAATATAGAATCCAGCCGTTCTGGTTTTGGAACGGAGATATGAATCATGAGGAGATCGAGCGGCAGATTGAAGAGATGTACGCTCAAGGTGTCGGAGGCTTTTTTATATGTCCTCGTCAGGGTTTGCAAATCCCTTACTTGTCGGAAGCATGGTTTGAGAAAGTGCGGTTTGCGGTTGAGACTGCCAAGAAGAGAGGCATGCACGTCTGGCTGTACGATGAGTATCCGTACCCAAGCGGCATAGCCGGCGGAGAGGTGACGCTGCTGCATCCCGATGCGAAGCATCAGACGCTGGAGGCTTCAACTTTAAGAGCCGCAGGCGGATCCAAAGTTCAGCACGAGTATCCGTGGGCCAAGATCATTTATGCCAAGGCTGTGCCTTTGAAGGAAAGCGGCGAAAGGGATTGGGAGCAGGCGCTGGATTTGCGAGATGCCATCGGCAATTGGCAGGCGGATCCGGTTTTTCAGAAGACGGGTCTGACAACGTATAACCAGAAACGATTTTTCACGTACCGTACGGTGTACCGTCTTGATTGGCAGGCACCGGACAATGCAGCAGAGTGGGACATTCTCGTTTACCAGGAAAAAGAGATCGAAGACTTTAAATATTACGGCACTTTCGTCGATCCTTGCCATCAGGAAGCGATGCAGACCTTCATCAATTTGACGCATGAACGCTACGCCGCTCATTTGGGAAGCGATTTCGGAGAAACAGTCAAAGGCATGTTTACCGATGAGATCGGCCTATTGGGACCTATTCCATGGACACCTAGACTAGAGGCTTATTTTCAAGAACGTCATGGATACTCCATCACTGAGCATATAGCGGCACTATCACATGCTGATTATAAGGACGCTCCGCGCATCCGCTATGATTATTACCAAGCATTGCACGAGCTTCTGACGCAGTCCTATCACAAGCAGGTCTATGACTGGTGCGAGCGTCATGGGCTGCAATATGTGGCCGAGGTACCGTCCATCCGAATGACCACGCAGCGCTTCAGCCATGTTCCCGGAGGAGACAGCGCCCATGAGAAGCTGGGACGCTCACTGGAATGGATACTTCACAGGTATGCATGCAGCTTCCGTGATAATCCGAAGATGACAAGTTCTATTGCCAGGCAGCTGCAGAGGCAGCGGAATGTGGACGAATGCTTCCATAGTGTAGGCTGGTCGATGAATCTGCAGGATGCCAAGTGGATGATCGACCGGATGGCGGCTATGGGCACGAATTTTTTCGCGTTTCATGCGTTTTTCTATACATTGGACGGACTGACCCAGCATGATGCCCCTCCGTCCCAATTTTATCAGAATCCGTACTGGCCGCATTTTCGCATGCTGGGCGACTATACGGCGCGAATCAGTTATATCATGACGCAGGGTTCCGCGGATATTCGCATCGCCATGCTGGATCCGACCACGACATTTTGGGCGCACTTGGGTAATCCCCTTCATCACTTTGATTATGGCGGTAAGGATGAGGCTGAGAAAGCGAAGCTGGAGCGGCTAAAAGACGATTGGCGGTCGCTGAGTGTTCATCTGCTGCGCTCGCGCAGGGATTATGACCATCTGGATCCGGAGCTCTTGGCGGAAGCCGCTATAGAGAATGGCAAGCTGGTTATCGGGCATGCACAATATTCCGTACTTCTGTTACCTCCAATCACAAATCTGGAGAGGAACGCTTGGGTAACGGTGAAGCGCTTTCTAGACGCAGGCGGAACTGTCATTTCCTTCGGATTGCTGCCCAGCCAGCGTATTGAGAAAGACAGTACAGTGCCTGAGGAAATGGCGGAAGCGTTCGGCCTCCCATTCGCAGCAACCGAGGGCTGCTATTGGCAGGAAGCGAAACTCAAGGCTCTCGGTGATGCGTCGCAAGACAGTCGTCAGCCCCGTGACCGGCAAGATGCTGCAACGGATGCTATAAGCAAAGGCGCTCTGTCTGCGCACTTTATACCGCGGATCGGGAGCGAATCCCCTGCTGCAGCTTTAGAGATGCTTGATACACTGCTGGAGCAAGAGCTACCTAGAGCGGTAACAATGGATTGCGGAAAAGAAAGTCAGTCATTTCTTTTGCAAAGCCGGTACGTAACGGACCGCGAGTACGTCCTGTTTGCAAGCAATCAGGAGGGTGAGACTTGGGATGCCCGTATCACGGCGCATACACAAGTGATTTGGCCCCATGCAGACCAAGGGGCTGCAGTGGAAGCGGAGCTGCTTGATTTGGAAACAGGAGCAATCAGTCCGCTTGAAGCTGAGGTGACAGCTGAAGGTGTTACAATCACGCTGAGCTTCGGCCCATACAGCTCAAGATTGGTTCAGCTTCGCTTAAAGGATCAGCCAAGCGCTGCGCCTTCCGCGCTACCTGCAGCAGCTGTGACAAGCGAGGCGAAGCGAATCCGTGTGGACGCCCAAGGGCCTTGGCAGCAGCAAGCGCTGACTCCGAATGCACTCCGCCTAGACAGCTTTAAGCTGCAGGTTGGAGATAGGCAGGAAAGCCACCCGGTGCAAGTGAAGACGTTTATCGATCAGTGTACGGATTTGGCCGAGGACAGTGGGCTTCCGGTTTCTTTCCATCAAATTTTCGGTACGCCGAAAACGCTGAAGCTAGCTTATCCGCTGGAATGCCGCTACACAGCGCGCTTCTATGTGGAGCATGTTCCTACCCAGTGCGAGCTGATGATGGACCAATCGGCCATTCTAGGCAATTGGACGTTGGAGCTGAACCAGACCCGCTATACACAAGACGATTTTCATAAACGAATCGTATACGATAACTCCAATCAACTCTGTGATGTGAGGCCAAGCCTAATCGAGGGTTGGAACGAGCTGACCGTTCACGTCACCATTCAAGAAGACTGGCATGGTGTTGTGGATGCCCTCTATTTCTATGGAGCGTTTGGTATTCATCTCGATGACGAATCCGGCACCGTCAGAATCATAGAGCCGCCGACTACGGCGCAAACACTTGTATCGGAGAGCTATTACAACGGTTACCCTTACTTTGCAGGAACGCTTTCCTCTTTTCCCGTACGATGGAGCTGCATGAGATACCTGAGGGTGGGCAATTCGAGCTCGAGATATCGGGATGGGACGTACATGATTTGGTTGAAGTAA